The Glycine soja cultivar W05 chromosome 4, ASM419377v2, whole genome shotgun sequence genomic sequence tttttttagcacTCAACACAATGTATTAAATCCATCTGAAAATTCACAACCCTTACATGCTCTGGATATCCAACAGCTTCAATAATTGAAGGCCGCAGACATAATTGGAACATCAAATGTATGGCACAACAACAACTACCCTGGAATGAGCAGAGGAGGACACATTTATGCAACAAATAAGTGACAAGCACAGACAAACAGCACCAACTAAGCCAAGAACACACGGTCACAATACACAAATTGTACAAAAGGGCAACATCACAATACACACACCAGATAAAGATAGGATAATACATCCAGATGTAACTAAAGTAAATGACATTAACAATATGCAGTACATACATATCAGTGGAAACATCAAGATCTGCACGATCACTTCGTTCTTCCTGTCCATAGAAATAGTTTCCATTAATTTAGACACAGAAAAATTGGTGTGAAAAGTACAAGGCAGAGACCGACCTCATCTGCATCTGAGTCAGCTTCAATGACCTTCCATTTTTCCTTCACGAGATTTAATGTTTCTTCATCACCATCATCATACAAGACCTAAATAAAGAACAAGAAGATAAGGATTCATTTGGATAAGCTTTGAAAAATGTGCTTTTATGATATAGCTTTTCTTCACATGCTACTCTGTCTAGCTTATGAGAAAAACACAAATGATTTTCGTTTTCATTATTTGTGTTTCACTTTCCAGAAAAACCTTTCCAATTACTAACTTCGTTCCtatatataaaattcttttCAGAAACATGCCTGTCCCTTTCCATAAGACCCTCTTGAATTGTTTCTTTGcatcaattagttttttttttacccaaatAACCTTAATTACATGACAATTTTTGTGGTCAATACTATAAACTGATAAGCTAAACTCATTTGCTCTGTTGTGAAAATTGCAAAAGATGGCTAGCACACTTTATTGGAAAAAATGAGTACCAATAACCTGAAGGGTAATTTTCGAAAAGTAACAAATGATCTAGACTTTCCAACAAATAGCTAAAGACACTTAAATGGGAGAACAACACAGAAGACCAAATACAAAGCTTTTAGTGATGGGAAGGAAGGGTACAGAGATGTCTCTATAAACTGTCAAATCACCTTGTGCTTCTTTTTGGCAGAATCAAAAGAATCAATAACACCTATGTAAAACCTGTAACAGATTATGTGTCAGTGaaaaatatatagtaaataTTTCTATCACATCAAAATAAACAGGCAAACTGATCACAAATAGAATGTGCACGACGGTATACCCTAGTTTTCAAACATATATTCTTTCCACTTTCCACCTATTTCACACAAAATTTTACATAAGATACCAATTATAGTTTATGAGTAGTACTTTGTGTAATAATGACAAGGGACAATTTAACATATAAActgttgaaataaattaaatcaacaagACCGCGATAACTTAACAAAAAGGTTTACACAAAGATACATCCAGTAATTGTGCCTGTAATACAAATAATGCAAATATCATGAACACAAAGCAACATTTAGTCCAGATTAAGAGGTCTGAAAGCATGTGCTCCACATCTCAACAcaaccaaattttaaaaaaactaagatTAAAATTGGAAAGTAAATGCAAAATAGCACAAGGCACTTCTGGGCCACAAGTTGACCAAAATTTCAAGTGAGGACATGTAAAAATTGAAGATATGTTAAGTACTTACTCATGATCCTTAGGCCACCAAACTTTGACCCGTAGACCAACAAGGTTTTCACCATATTCCTTCACATCAGAGTCCTGATGCAGCAGCAAGATAATCAGCAATCAGTGTGAGAAGAGAAAATTCAGGATTAGCAAGACATAGCTACTGAAAGAATTTTCCTAAAGTAAAAGATCCCTAACAATTATGACTTGGAAGtttgaatataataatttaaaaattcagagtGAACAGGATACATACATTTTCTTTTCCTGGAGTGCGTTTCCTTTTCACATTTGTCTTGGGAGTCTCCTCTGACTTTCCATCTTTAGTTGATTTTGTACCAGATGTCGGAGAAGAAACCATTTCCTAAATAATAAACAGTGATTCCTTTAATGCTAATAAGCAGTAGCAAAGAATCAAGTACCGTATAAAGCTCAAAAAGATACCTTATCCACATCCGATGATTTTGCAACATCTGCTTCAGAGTTAGCTTTCCCCCGACCTCCCTTTTTCTTGTACTCCATCTGCCTTGAAGAGGATCCACCACTACCCTTTTTGTTTTCATCAGATTTCTTGGCAGAGTGTTTTTTCGCATCTGCATCATTTGCAGCCCCACTTCCTTTTTTAACTGAATCTACCACACTAGTTTTTTTCACATCAGACTTCTGACCAAGTGCCTTTTTCACTGAGTGCCTGGTAGGCTTGGCTTCTGAATCACTAGCTGACAGCTTTGAAACATCCTCTGCAGTCCCTTCTTTTACAGGGTCATCTTTCTTTTTTGATTGTCCAAGTTTCTTGGAATGATTTTCATCACAGAGGCTCTCACTTGGTGGAGAAGCAACAATTTCAGAATCATCATTGCATGCCTTTGGCGACATAATATTAGCATCAATCTCTTTGTCATTCTCTGAAGGTCCTGCAGCTTCAACAGAATGGTCCTCGTGAGGGGAACTGTGAACTATCTTGCAGTTGCTTTCACAGTCGAGCATTTTCTCAGTTTCCTTCTCATTAGTAGCAACTTGACCCTTGGAAGGTTTTGCCGATTTAGTTGAAGAGCTTGATTTCTTTCGTTGTTTCTTGGTagctttttctgttttttgtttactATTGTCAACTTTTTCAATGTCCAAATCATTATGCACCCCATGACCAAAAGTATTCAAACCATCAGAGTGATTAGAACAATCAgcatcctctttttttttaatggactCGGAATCAGCTAAAGCATTATCTTCTCCAACACATGCAACACCATTGCTCATGACTGACTTTGGAGATTTATTCACATCATCGGGATTTTCTTGCTGAGAGGATGTAACTTCCCTTGAATCTTTTTTAACCACCTGATCAAACCACAATCAACATATTCCAgtattcaattataaaaaattagaaccaAAAGACACATAAATAGCAGGAACATAAAAGTAGGGGCATACATGTGTTGACTCCTCCAGTGATTGTTTTGCTGACTCACTCTTATCTTCCTGAAAGAGGTCAAAATGaccaaaagaaaatttcatGAATTTTGTCATCATGTAATGTTTCAAACATGAATTGACAAAAGACCAACCGAAAATTTACCACATGCTCACTAGTAACACATGTATCATTTTTCTCCAAGTCATCAGATGTATCTTGGCATATTGAAGCAAGTACTGCACTATAATCATCCACAGATATACCCAATGATTTCACTGATTGAACCAAGTAGGGTTTAAGCTTGGTTGCACAGCTTTCAAGGACCCTCTCCCCCAATTTCTGGGCTATTGGAAAAACTTCCTAGATCACAATAATTATCAACATCAAAACAATGATAAAATTTGGACAACATAAACAAGGTTCAGGTTTAAAATCACAATCTACTACATTTTAATTGTCAAACTACAACCTTGTTGTCTTTCTTAATGCTGGCAAGGAGTGGAGACAGCAGGTCTAAGGATATATCTTCGCTTTCCTCTAGAACAAGGGTCATAATTGTTTCCATGGACGAAAAAACATTTTCTGGATGATGTTCCCTGAAATTTTCAAATAGACCCCCACACGTTAAATGTTTCCAGCTGTCTTAAAAAATGCATTTGTATATATGTAACACTTATGTTGCACAGGTACAAGTACAAATAATGGTTTCAATACAATACATAAATAcaacaatttttctaaaaatcagGATACAGATATGGCAatatatatttagtaaaatatacTACCTCAGTTCCGTTTTAACTGTCATTTAAGGTTGTTAAGTGAAAACcaagaaatagaataaaatttcttgattcaaataaaataattgtgggGTTTCctattttgttctcttttcttttcactccACAATAAATGCATGTGTAAAGATTAGGAGAGAAGTAAGGGCATAATTGATAGAAGAGTAATTAATGtgatcttgaactttgcaaCTGACAgataaatagaaacaaaaattctaaaatatgtGACAATTAAAAAGGAGTGGAGGgagtatttatatttatatattgcttatgttttattaatttaatatttcttgatatcttcaattttcttaatatagTTGAT encodes the following:
- the LOC114408913 gene encoding nucleolar protein dao-5-like isoform X2 — its product is MQNALSPSLKALIAEKLLRHSDDDVKIAVASCISEITRITAPEAPYDDDQMKEVFQLIVSSFENLHDKLSQTYPKRISILETVAKVRSCVVMLDLECDVLILEMFQHFLKAIREHHPENVFSSMETIMTLVLEESEDISLDLLSPLLASIKKDNKEVFPIAQKLGERVLESCATKLKPYLVQSVKSLGISVDDYSAVLASICQDTSDDLEKNDTCVTSEHVEDKSESAKQSLEESTHVVKKDSREVTSSQQENPDDVNKSPKSVMSNGVACVGEDNALADSESIKKKEDADCSNHSDGLNTFGHGVHNDLDIEKVDNSKQKTEKATKKQRKKSSSSTKSAKPSKGQVATNEKETEKMLDCESNCKIVHSSPHEDHSVEAAGPSENDKEIDANIMSPKACNDDSEIVASPPSESLCDENHSKKLGQSKKKDDPVKEGTAEDVSKLSASDSEAKPTRHSVKKALGQKSDVKKTSVVDSVKKGSGAANDADAKKHSAKKSDENKKGSGGSSSRQMEYKKKGGRGKANSEADVAKSSDVDKEMVSSPTSGTKSTKDGKSEETPKTNVKRKRTPGKENDSDVKEYGENLVGLRVKVWWPKDHEFYIGVIDSFDSAKKKHKVLYDDGDEETLNLVKEKWKVIEADSDADEEERSDRADLDVSTDMSLKKKGKTSAGESTKQGKMDASSKSGGAAASNRSKGASTKSSQKAKDGNKSKGSKANSKSEDKVSRKSKDGTPKSGSSKSIVAAKKMSNKLKNTDTSKTSESKDDDSSKPKPSAKSKHETLKSGKSKQETPKAAISKGKPVKSGGKTDVNGTGKVKSGLLKRKHFENENSDVSAGEIEDSKGKTASSSKAQGSELKSRKRRKT
- the LOC114408913 gene encoding nucleolar protein dao-5-like isoform X1, with the translated sequence MAGADKELEEQLLEAGNKLVDPPSSVEELLALLEQVESCLSRVEQSPTDSMQNALSPSLKALIAEKLLRHSDDDVKIAVASCISEITRITAPEAPYDDDQMKEVFQLIVSSFENLHDKLSQTYPKRISILETVAKVRSCVVMLDLECDVLILEMFQHFLKAIREHHPENVFSSMETIMTLVLEESEDISLDLLSPLLASIKKDNKEVFPIAQKLGERVLESCATKLKPYLVQSVKSLGISVDDYSAVLASICQDTSDDLEKNDTCVTSEHVEDKSESAKQSLEESTHVVKKDSREVTSSQQENPDDVNKSPKSVMSNGVACVGEDNALADSESIKKKEDADCSNHSDGLNTFGHGVHNDLDIEKVDNSKQKTEKATKKQRKKSSSSTKSAKPSKGQVATNEKETEKMLDCESNCKIVHSSPHEDHSVEAAGPSENDKEIDANIMSPKACNDDSEIVASPPSESLCDENHSKKLGQSKKKDDPVKEGTAEDVSKLSASDSEAKPTRHSVKKALGQKSDVKKTSVVDSVKKGSGAANDADAKKHSAKKSDENKKGSGGSSSRQMEYKKKGGRGKANSEADVAKSSDVDKEMVSSPTSGTKSTKDGKSEETPKTNVKRKRTPGKENDSDVKEYGENLVGLRVKVWWPKDHEFYIGVIDSFDSAKKKHKVLYDDGDEETLNLVKEKWKVIEADSDADEEERSDRADLDVSTDMSLKKKGKTSAGESTKQGKMDASSKSGGAAASNRSKGASTKSSQKAKDGNKSKGSKANSKSEDKVSRKSKDGTPKSGSSKSIVAAKKMSNKLKNTDTSKTSESKDDDSSKPKPSAKSKHETLKSGKSKQETPKAAISKGKPVKSGGKTDVNGTGKVKSGLLKRKHFENENSDVSAGEIEDSKGKTASSSKAQGSELKSRKRRKT